tttcaggatacaaaaaataCTAAAGTAAAAAGAATAAAGCAAATAAGGAAACActcatatatataatgtataagaaaaataatagagaatattatgcatatatattatcattttttttttttttaaataaggttaacatcagtccgtcggcatgtagatgtcctgtgaagggaactatcacacctcccagtggatggttgtagagtcccaggttgatagagggaagtgatagagggaaatgtaacagcccttgcgtgtggcagatagtaagatcccgccggcatgcagatatgaaggcacagcaaaggagcccttcagatggacacggcaacccCCGCCGGTGCCCGTGACGTTACCGGAtatccgacggaactccctggaggcccggaagccggtggagaggtgagtaccaatcaaaagaattttgatcgatcaaaaaaaattaaagattaatcgatgaattaatagttaatttccacagccctaatatttattattataaaaaaaaaaaaagaataaataaaaaaaaaagaataaagcaaATAAGGAAACACTcacatatatataatttacaagaaaaataatagagaatattatgcatatatattattctaaaaaaaaaaatacttttagctTTTTCAGGAGAcaaaaaatattacaataaaaaGAATAAAGCAAATAAGGAaacactcatatatatatataatttacaataaaaataatagagaatattatgcatatatattattctaaaaaaaaacattacttttaGGTTTTTCAGGAGACAACAAATATTACAATAAAAAGACTAAAGCAAATAAGGAAACACACAAAGCAATTTTTTctgcaccttaaaaaaaaaaaaaaaaaagaataacctTCACTCAagtgtaaatttttttaattattcaaggcaaacataaacataaataaaagtaaaaagagtaaagaaaataaggaaaaaatcAAGACAGTTTAATAATCCACACCTTAAATAAAAAGTAATGTGTGCCCACTACTCAAGTTGGTaaagaacgcccccccccccaaaaaataaataaataaataaataaataaataaaacaaataataaaagaaGTCAAGGCAATTTAATCAgaaccataaaaaataataataataacttgctattagacaggaaaaaaaatatatgttcatCCATAAGAAAAGTTTATAAGTTGTCAGTCGGATGGTTTGGCGATGGAATCGGACACTCCTCAGCCTGAAGACACTCCTGCTCTTTGGTGTGTTCGGTTTCTCTGACACCAACATACATTGTCACATGTTAATAAATTATTCTCTGCTTTTGTTCCGTGTCAGTTTCAGAAATGTGACCATTTGTTGCCATTGTGTATTTCCAGTCTGTGTGCTGTATCCTGGTGTACGGTACaggggcctgtttttttttttttttttgtgtaaatagATATTAATGGAGCAAAGTGCAATGCAAACTATAATGAGAATTTAATGAATTCAGCAATAGAGTCCAATTTGGTTTTCCCGTAAAACTCTTGCTGGTCTCAGGACACTTTTGCCATCATAAATATGTAATTGTACTACACTCAGATTGCGCCCCCTCCTGTCCCTTTATCtctagctggtaagtgtgctgggaaatgtattttttgtttggaaTGTGCAAAGCCCATTTATGTGCACCTTACCgcgaaggccagttataggttggggcgGTTGCCATTTTTTTGTGTAGCTTGCTCGCTGGATTTGGCGCGGGGGGATTACATTGGATGCCTTCCGCTGCCATTAAGCTCTTACTGGGCTTCTAGTGTGTCcctgtgcctttaaccacttcagcccccaggAAGAATTTacctccaggccattttttgcgattcatcATTgcgccgctttaaccacttaaccccctggaccatattgctggtcaaagaccagagcactttttgcgattcgggcactgcatcgctttaactgacaattgcgcgtcgcTCTCAGCTTCAACTTGGCCGCCATGTTGCTGGGAATTGCCTTGATTATTATCGTGCCCGCCGTGTACTTCACCCGCCCATACTACTACTTACTATGGCTAACTGCACACCCATCTAcacaagggtgggggggggaacaATACTAACTCCaaatgtcatttaaccacttcagccccggaagaatttacacccttcctgaccgggccattttttgcgaattcggcactgcgtcgctttaactgacaattgcgcggtcgtgcaactttgtaccaaaacaaaatgtatgtccttttttcccccacaaatagagctttcttttggtggtatttgatcacctctgcggtttttagtttttgctctataaacaaaaatagagcgccaatttcgaaaaaaaatgaatattttttactttttgctataataaatatccccccaaaatatatataaaaaacatttttttccctcagtttaggccgatacgtattcttctacctatttttcgtaaaaaataaaaatcgcaataaacgtttattgattggtttgcgcaaaagttatagcgtttacaaaatagggggtatttttttgtggcatttttattaatattttttttttactagtaatggtggtgatcagcgattttttttcggtactgcgacattatggcggacactttaacacatttttgggaccattggcatttttatagcgatcagtgcttaaaaatgcattggattactgtaaaaatgccactggcagtgaaggggttaacactagggggcggggaaggggttacgtatgttccctgggtgtgttctaattgtagggggggtggcctcactaggggaaatgactgatcgctgttcatacattgtataaacagaagatcagcatttcccccccctgacaggaccgggagctgtgtgtttacacacacagctccaggtcCCCACTCTGTAAGGAGctatcgcgtgtgcccggcggcgatcgcgggagtcgggggcgagcgggcggcgcgcacgcgcccctagtggcctgcgcgagagccaacgtATAGCTAAGGGCTCTCGCGCGGGGGAAcctgtataactgtggcggctggttggcaagcagttaatttaaaattgcgcggtcgtgcgacgttgtccccaaacaaaatttacgtcctttttttccccacaaatagagctttcttttggcggtatatgATCACCCCTGTCACTCGGCCACCTACTGACTTGACCGCCTGCCCACTCACCCTGATCTGAATCATTTACGTGTGAGAAATATACATACATTTAAAAttcagaaagggggcaaatactttttcacaacaCTGTTAATGTTAAATTACTGCgatacattttatgtttttttttgtgtttacaaagTTTCCAAACAAAGTTTCTACAGTGATGGACATTTTCCGATGTCGTATGTTGACCAAAGAGGGAAGGGACTGAGGCGGAGGTGTATATAATACATGTCAATCAACGCTTTCCACTCTTGACCAAACACAACACCCTCCCGGTGAAAGAAAACTTGCTTCCTGTGATCTGAAGACATAAGACCTCCGGAGTCAAGACGGGACGTCCCATCTACCGGGAAGTGACATGACTTCCAACTATGAGATGAATAAGACAGAGGGATATCCTCCCAACCCAGCTTACTCTGCCAGTTATCCCACCTATCCTCCTGGCCCACCAGCTTACCCTCCCAATCCACCAGGCTACTCTTCCAATCCGGTTTATCCTCCTAATCAGGGTCTCACCTATAGCAACGTTCCACCGCCATACTATGGTGGCCAACCTCAGCCTGGAGCCATTGTGACAACTCAACCCAACGTGATGGTCTTTCCTCAGCCGGCGTACAAGGACTATCTTGCCTGGTCTGTTGTGAACCTGATTTTCTTCAACCTCATTTTCGGCATTGTGGCCCTTGTTTACTCCCATAAGGTAGGTAGGCAGGGAGACCTTCTTTATAAAGCAAACAATTATTTTGAAGGAttgtaaatacagtggaacctcggattacgagaataatacgttccaggagaatgctcgtaatccacagtactcgcatatcaaagcgagtttgccCATAGTCAATGAAAGTCaatagaaacgaaaataatttgttccgcattgacttcaatggcatgtggccagaggtgggggggggggggcggagagcctcggaaacacccaGAAAGGCCCTCAGAAAGGCTTGGGAACAGAGAATTTCCGAGCTTTTCCAAATGGCTCTGAACGACTCGGATCGGGTCCGCTCAGCTCTGCTTGGCTCTGGCGCCCtccctcaggccaaacgtggtactgcacaccgcgttgacttgaatcctgctcattttgcgagacaacactcgcaagatACACAgcactcgtattgcgaaacgctcgttaaccgcgttacttgcaatccaaggtttcactgtatcctATTTTCTCATTTGTTACAGTGTATCAATGTGGATTTGCGTGGGACTTTAGGGGTGCTTGTATACAATGTCAATCATGAAGAGGAAagattcataaaaatatatacattttattcatGTAAATAGATAAcattaaaaaatatgaaaaaagataCAACGCGGTGTACTCATTCATAACATGTTTCGCCTAACTTAGGCTTCCTCAGGGACGCGTAAGGACTTTATTTCATCTGGAATAGATATACACATTTTATAGATACAATATTGATGTATATGACCTTCTCTGACTCTGGGGTGGCCTGAACTCCACTGTGAGGACTGAGCATCTCTGAGCCTTCTCAAGCTTTTCTTattacctcctgaagaagccatttgGGCGAAACACCTATCAAGACCTGTGacccagctctctgcccccctacCCTCGGCACTTTGCATCACATTGttgccttagggctctttcacacatgcggaccgtatgtccgctttttcatccatccgtttacgaaTGAAAAAGGGatatacattgatccctatgagattgcggatcgaatcggatgaacacggacagtccgtgttcatccgatccccccccatatgggagagtggagatctgacagggcagtccctgcacagtgtgtggggaccgccctgtcgatccccgctgagcaagcagaggttcacggggcgaaTCATCAAGGATCtgtcctgtgtgaaagagcccttacacagACTCATCAAGTATTGGGATTCCTGTCTATGTTCCCATAGGGAATGTTCACTTTATTTTCTTTCCTGGtgaaacctgtaaaaaaattaggGGAATTCTCTCCAGTGGGAATAAGAATAACAATAaagcttcctgtcctggtgacacaacaggaagtatgGGAACATTCCATAGTAGGGACAGAAATAGCAATAAAAACTCTACTTCATGGGcactatgtacattttttttcttttggagttGTGCTTTGAATGTGAAGCTTGGTATGCAATATATATGAATTAAGTTTCCTCTTTACAGACGCGGGACGCCGTGAGACGCGGAGACTCCTTTGCGGCAGGAAGTTATTCCCGAACAGCGTTCAGCTTAAATGTTACAGCCCTCGTCCTAGGCATAATAGCCCACATCTGCTGGATATCCTGGGTCATCTACGGGTCTGTGACCAATCCCTACAAATACAACTATAGCTACTACTACGATAATGGATACGATAATGGATACTACGGCTAAGAACTAACTAATGTATCGGACACATAGGCCGTCATGTGTAACCTTTGTTTTTTGCATATTGGTTTTCACTAATAAAAGATaattgcttttttattattattattttttttcttttattaaatacTCTGGAAGTCTGAGCGCTACCTATTCttactcctgtcaatagatgctgagaaagcatttgacagggtagactggggatttatgatggACACGCTTCACCATTTGGGAATGGGACCTAAAATCAGACATTGGATACAAAATCTGTACAGTAGACCAACGGCAATGGTCAAGGTTATTGGTGAGATGTCATTGCCCTTTGAAATGCACAACGG
This sequence is a window from Rana temporaria chromosome 10, aRanTem1.1, whole genome shotgun sequence. Protein-coding genes within it:
- the LOC120915963 gene encoding interferon-induced transmembrane protein 1-like; the protein is MTSNYEMNKTEGYPPNPAYSASYPTYPPGPPAYPPNPPGYSSNPVYPPNQGLTYSNVPPPYYGGQPQPGAIVTTQPNVMVFPQPAYKDYLAWSVVNLIFFNLIFGIVALVYSHKTRDAVRRGDSFAAGSYSRTAFSLNVTALVLGIIAHICWISWVIYGSVTNPYKYNYSYYYDNGYDNGYYG